A single Candidatus Limnocylindria bacterium DNA region contains:
- a CDS encoding YciI family protein, which yields MRYLLTFYAVEDEWMALPEVERRAGIAEIGQWFAEHARSGKIVEGRRLGRGAKTVRLGRVRKKDLPLVTDGPFIEAKESVGSYAVVDVESEDEAIAIAKRWPTGGIVEVRPVTE from the coding sequence GTGCGCTACCTGCTCACCTTCTATGCGGTCGAGGATGAGTGGATGGCACTCCCCGAAGTCGAGCGGCGCGCCGGCATTGCCGAGATCGGGCAGTGGTTCGCGGAGCATGCGCGCTCAGGCAAGATCGTCGAAGGCCGACGACTCGGTCGCGGCGCGAAGACGGTCCGACTTGGCCGGGTGCGCAAGAAGGACTTGCCGCTTGTGACGGATGGGCCATTCATCGAGGCCAAGGAGAGCGTCGGGAGCTACGCGGTCGTCGACGTGGAGAGCGAGGACGAAGCGATCGCGATCGCGAAGCGCTGGCCGACGGGCGGGATCGTTGAGGTGCGCCCGGTCACGGAGTAG
- a CDS encoding Gfo/Idh/MocA family oxidoreductase, producing the protein MAHAVKWAIMSTANINRKVIPGAHASPKVELLGVASRDQARADDYAKTWEIQRAYGSYEALLADPEVEAVYISLPNSMHCEWTIKALEAGKHVLCEKPLSRHSSEVEAAFNAADRTGRLLSEAFMYRHNPQTKRAKQLVDEGAIGELRLIRSAFSYSLYDENNIRLRTALDGGALMDVGCYAVNGSRLFGGEPEKVFGEAWFGPSGTDWVFAGMLRFPGNVVALFDSGTAMTERDELEAIGSEGSLFLDDPWHCKVPGIELRRGGRVERIDLELVDSYRLELENLSDAIRGDGELLLGRDDAVAQARVLEALHDSATHGAPVSL; encoded by the coding sequence ATGGCGCACGCAGTCAAGTGGGCGATCATGTCGACCGCCAACATCAACCGGAAGGTAATCCCAGGAGCACACGCGTCGCCGAAGGTCGAGCTCCTCGGAGTGGCGAGCCGCGATCAAGCGCGCGCCGACGACTACGCCAAGACGTGGGAGATCCAGCGCGCCTACGGCTCCTATGAGGCGCTGCTGGCGGATCCAGAGGTCGAGGCGGTGTATATCTCGCTTCCTAACTCGATGCACTGCGAGTGGACGATCAAAGCTCTCGAGGCAGGCAAGCACGTGCTGTGCGAGAAGCCCCTTTCTCGTCACTCGAGCGAGGTTGAGGCAGCATTCAACGCTGCCGATCGCACTGGCCGGCTACTGAGCGAGGCGTTCATGTACCGCCACAACCCACAGACGAAGCGAGCCAAGCAACTCGTCGACGAAGGGGCGATCGGTGAGTTACGGCTCATCCGCTCCGCCTTCAGCTACTCGCTGTACGACGAGAACAACATCCGCTTGCGCACTGCACTCGATGGCGGCGCGTTGATGGATGTCGGTTGTTATGCCGTCAACGGGTCGCGCCTCTTCGGCGGTGAACCCGAGAAGGTGTTCGGCGAGGCTTGGTTCGGACCGTCCGGCACCGACTGGGTCTTCGCCGGCATGCTGCGTTTCCCGGGCAACGTGGTGGCCTTGTTCGATTCCGGCACCGCGATGACGGAGCGTGACGAGCTGGAGGCCATCGGCAGCGAAGGCTCGCTGTTCCTCGATGATCCGTGGCACTGCAAGGTGCCAGGCATAGAGCTACGCCGTGGGGGAAGGGTCGAGCGGATCGATCTTGAGCTGGTCGACTCATACCGGCTCGAGCTCGAAAACCTCAGCGACGCGATCCGTGGTGACGGCGAGCTACTCCTCGGCCGCGACGACGCGGTCGCACAGGCACGGGTTCTTGAAGCGCTGCATGACTCCGCAACGCATGGCGCACCTGTCTCGCTGTGA